Sequence from the Terriglobia bacterium genome:
TGCGCAATCCAGATGTCCTCTTGCTTCTCCCGCTGCTTGCGCGTCCCCATCGACATGCGCGACATTCTACGAACTATGCCTGTGGATACTTCAGTACTTTCCGCTCACGAATCCAGACTTGCACCACGGGCTGCTAGGCTCAGATAGCGGCGCAGCCCTGCTGGGTGCCTATGGAGGCGGGAACCAATACGCCGCCGCCATGGTGAAGCTGAACGACACCAATCCCGACGGTGCGCAGATTGCCGCCAACCTTGGCGTTCTGGGTCAGGTGGCCGCTGCCGCCGCGGCGGATAGCGCTGCCGGCACGAACACGCTGAGTGCGCTCATCGTGTCAAAGGCGGTCGCCGCCATCGACACCGTATCTGGCTTCGCGGCCAACGATGGAGCCAACACGGGATCCGTCACGGCCCTTCCCAGCTCCGCCCGTGCTCGCATGGTAGTTGATTTGTCGGCCATTCTGCTTCTCGGCGCCATCAAGGACCAATTCGGTACGGACATCACTGCCTACGCATCTGCTACCGGCCCAGCCGTCCTATCCGGCGCTGATTTGCCGGGCCTCCTAGCCAACCGCATTGACGCGGCGCCGGCCAGCGCAGGCTCTCAGGAACTGAAACAGTGGATGGCCCTCCTCTCCTACTTGGGAACGGGTCTTGGGGGGAACATCACTTCCGAGTACTTCTCGACATCCAATTTTGCTCAGTTCGGTAGCTACGGCGCAGCGGTCCAGACGCGCAACGCCTACCCGATAGCCAGTCTCGGGCAGTTCTTTGGCACTCTGGAAGCCATACAGAGCGCCCCGTAACCGATTTCTTGGGCGACATATAAGCGACGGTGCCCAGGGGAAAACCGGGGCTCGTCAGGTGTTCATCGCTCATCGTTGTGTCTTGGCCCGTCGTTCCCGCCGCTGCTGCCAATCTATTGCCAACTGGGGTCATCTTCGCCAGCCTGAGGTCCAGCATCCTGGCGTGGCCGGTCACGAATATGACAATTGCGAATCGCGGTGGTTACCTCAGCGCGGCTTGCGCGGCGCCGGCGATTTCCAGCGTGGCGGGATCCTGAAGGAAGATAACGGTGTGGAGGTGGTCGCGTCGCCACTCCGGGTTGAGCTTGAGTCCAGACCGGGCCGAAAACCGGCCGGCGGAGGTGGCGCCGATCCTGCGCAGCTCGCGAACCACGGCGGTGTGGCGCAGCAAGCGGCCGTGGTTTTCGCCCTTTCCGACCTGTGTGCTCAGGTCCGATTCGGTGATGGCGAGGAAAACATCGCGTGAATGGGGACCGGCGTTGGTGATGGTCACGTCAACGTCATTTCCGGTTGCGGCGATTGCAATCGCAGGCGGCGCGGCCGGGGAGCGTGCGGCGTCGGCGATGGCCTTGGCGGCGCGCGCAGAGTCATTGCCAACGAACTCGGTGCGGCCGTTGATCACCATCTCTGGGGTGTACGCCGAATCGAGTCGAAAGTGCGCGGCGTACCGGCTCTGGCGCTGGCTGTACTGCGCGGAGGAAAAGCGGTCTTTCCACCCGAGATCGTTCCAGTAGTCTACGTGCTCACCGAGGGCGATGATCTCGGCGCCGGCGACGGGCTGGCGGAGATCGAGGTCCATGAGCAGGGCGTCGGCGGGCGGACAACTGGAGCAGCCTTCGGAGGTAAACAATTCCACCACCACGGGCACGCGAGCCTCCGTCGCCGGCCCTGCCGTACGTGCCAAGCCGATTGCCAGCAACAACATTGCGGTCGCCAGAAGGATTCGCATCACGCTCATTGGATGCTCCGGACGGAAATTAGTTACGCGGCGCTGGAGAACCGGAGAGACGTGAAAAGCGCGGGAGATTCGAGTAAGATTGTCCCCACTCCCCTCATCCGGGCCAGTCATTAGCTGTCTCCGCTCGGGAGGCTTCATGCTTGAAACGGTTGATCTGAAGAAGAAGTTGGCGAAGCCTGCCTACGTGAAAAGCATGGGCGCTTTGCAGGAGAAGCTGCGTGGTCTGCAGTACGCCGCCAAAGACGCCGAAGTCCCGGTGATCATCTGCCTGGAGGGCTGGGACACTGCG
This genomic interval carries:
- a CDS encoding DUF1223 domain-containing protein codes for the protein MSVMRILLATAMLLLAIGLARTAGPATEARVPVVVELFTSEGCSSCPPADALLMDLDLRQPVAGAEIIALGEHVDYWNDLGWKDRFSSAQYSQRQSRYAAHFRLDSAYTPEMVINGRTEFVGNDSARAAKAIADAARSPAAPPAIAIAATGNDVDVTITNAGPHSRDVFLAITESDLSTQVGKGENHGRLLRHTAVVRELRRIGATSAGRFSARSGLKLNPEWRRDHLHTVIFLQDPATLEIAGAAQAALR